The Fragaria vesca subsp. vesca linkage group LG2, FraVesHawaii_1.0, whole genome shotgun sequence genome includes a window with the following:
- the LOC101312786 gene encoding F-box/LRR-repeat protein 12-like encodes MLQQTACNSSTIALTSIMDLPDDCLFFIFQRLDSCSDRESFGLTCHRCLRIQNLSRRSLQFQCSFTQLDISSLSHSSITINSSHVHRLLTRFQHLHSLSLSGCTHVPDSSLSHLASYGSKLHTLRLDCCFGITDNGLSVVATSCPSLQVISLYRCQITDSGLESLSKSCSILKDVNLLYCHAISDSGLRALSQRCRQLQAVKISNCKGAAGIGFQGCSSTLAYVEAESCKLDPEGISGIVSGGGIEYLNLSGLIWCKGGTGLGIIGRGFALRLKILNLRMCRTVGDESIVAIAEGCPLLEEWNLALCHEVRIVGWSSIGANCQKLEKLHVNRCRNLCDHGLEALRNGCKQLSILYMNGCVKVTPTAVELFKCYRGDVTIKVEERMCIGPMWSLR; translated from the coding sequence ATGCTGCAACAAACTGCTTGTAATTCTAGTACTATTGCTCTTACTTCCATTATGGACTTGCCTGATGATTGCCTCTTCTTTATTTTCCAACGCCTTGATTCTTGCTCTGACCGTGAATCCTTTGGCTTGACTTGCCATCGCTGTCTTCGTATTCAAAATCTTAGCCGCCGGTCCTTGCAGTTTCAGTGTTCATTTACGCAACTGGACATTTCCTCATTATCACATTCCAGCATTACCATTAACAGTTCCCATGTCCATAGGCTGCTTACTCGCTTTCAGCATTTGCACTCATTGTCCCTATCTGGTTGCACACACGTACCTGATTCAAGCTTGAGCCATTTGGCAAGCTATGGTTCAAAGTTGCACACACTTCGCCTGGATTGCTGTTTTGGTATTACTGATAATGGGTTGTCTGTGGTAGCAACTAGTTGCCCCTCATTACAAGTCATCAGCCTTTATCGCTGCCAAATTACTGATTCTGGGCTAGAAAGTTTGTCTAAATCTTGCTCAATATTGAAGGATGTGAATCTCTTGTACTGCCATGCTATTTCTGACTCTGGGTTAAGAGCTCTTTCACAGAGGTGTCGTCAGCTTCAGGCAGTTAAGATATCAAATTGTAAGGGAGCCGCTGGTATTGGCTTTCAAGGTTGTTCTTCAACTTTAGCTTATGTAGAAGCTGAATCTTGCAAGCTTGACCCAGAGGGCATTTCGGGAATCGTCAGCGGAGGTGGGATTGAATATTTAAACCTATCTGGTTTGATTTGGTGTAAAGGTGGAACTGGTTTGGGAATAATTGGAAGAGGGTTTGCTCTGAGGCTTAAGATTCTTAACCTCCGGATGTGTAGAACCGTTGGTGATGAGTCTATTGTAGCAATTGCAGAAGGTTGTCCACTACTTGAAGAATGGAACTTAGCACTGTGTCATGAGGTTAGGATAGTTGGATGGTCTTCTATTGGGGCGAACTGCCAAAAGTTGGAAAAACTTCATGTGAATCGGTGTCGCAATCTATGTGATCATGGTTTGGAGGCTTTGCGAAATGGTTGCAAGCAGCTCTCTATTCTGTACATGAACGGTTGTGTTAAGGTTACCCCTACAGCAGTAGAGTTGTTCAAATGTTATAGGGGTGATGTTACCATCAAGGTAGAAGAAAGAATGTGTATAGGGCCTATGTGGTCATTAAGATGA
- the LOC101313077 gene encoding putative ferric-chelate reductase 1-like: MKGNSPFIVLITITITIFGLSAIVNSQTDSCSSTLNLQSVTLPFDAASLHCRAVWDAHSYILRYSETTPGTWTFVLSAPAADSYIAMGFSSNGQMVGSSAIVGWMSPTEGGVIRRYYLRGTSPSLVELDKGNLVLTNYSFITTQSATVYMGFQLVTDQPQTKLIYSVGPTGLLPVAPNYRLTEHFDKVATSINYITGQTTSSTGSPYTRLRRSHGVLNILGWGILMIIGVIVARHLKSYEPLWFYLHIGIQSFAFVFGIIGVICGFVLDNKISADVSTHKALGIFILVLGCLQVMAFLARPDKVSKARKYWNWYHQSVGRLLIILAVANIFYGIHLGEEGKGWNAGYGVALAILVVTAVFLELKLWFRK, translated from the exons ATGAAAGGAAACTCTCCCTTCATAGTTCTCATCACCATCACCATCACCATATTTGGCTTGTCAGCCATAGTGAATTCACAAACAGATTCCTGCAGCTCAACTCTAAACCTCCAGAGTGTCACTCTGCCCTTTGATGCAGCTTCCCTTCACTGCCGTGCTGTTTGGGACGCTCATAGTTACATCCTCAGA TACTCAGAGACCACACCAGGAACATGGACCTTTGTTCTCTCAGCACCTGCAGCAGATTCCTACATAGCAATGGGGTTCTCAAGCAATGGCCAGATGGTTGGCTCCAGTGCCATTGTGGGGTGGATGTCCCCAACAGAAGGAGGAGTAATTAGGCGTTACTACTTACGTGGGACTTCACCAAGCCTTGTGGAGCTTGACAAAGGGAACCTAGTTCTTACCAATTACTCCTTCATCACAACTCAGTCTGCTACAGTATACATGGGGTTCCAGTTGGTGACTGACCAACCACAAACCAAGCTCATATACTCAGTTGGCCCAACTGGGTTGCTTCCTGTAGCACCTAACTACAGGTTGACCGAGCACTTTGACAAGGTCGCCACCTCCATAAATTACATTACAG GTCAAACTACATCGAGCACTGGGAGTCCATATACGAGATTAAGAAGGAGCCATGGAGTACTGAATATTCTTGGATGGGGCATTCTGATGATAATTGGAGTAATAGTTGCTCGTCACTTAAAGTCCTATGAACCTCTTTGGTTTTACCTTCATATTGGCATCCAATCATTCGCATTTGTTTTCGGAATAATAGGTGTCATTTGTGGATTTGTCTTAGACAATAAGATTAGTGCTGATGTCTCCACCCACAAAGCTCTTGGTATCTTCATTCTTGTGCTTGGATGTCTGCAG GTGATGGCATTTTTGGCTCGACCAGATAAGGTGTCGAAAGCACGAAAATACTGGAATTGGTACCATCAAAGCGTGGGAAGGCTTCTGATTATTCTTGCAGTAGCAAATATATTCTACGGGATCCATTTGGGAGAAGAAGGAAAGGGATGGAATGCTGGATATGGAGTCGCTCTGGCTATCTTGGTTGTTACTGCTGTTTTTCTCGAGTTAAAATTGTGGTTTAGAAAATAA
- the LOC101313370 gene encoding ribonuclease 2-like, which produces MAFLSAKLASSTSVLALILVAASLCVIEAKQFGIGIGRPKQREFDYYNLALQWPGTYCKRTQYCCPNNACCRGSNSPTVFTIHGLWPDYNDGSWPACCTRKTFDEKEISTLLDPLEKYWPSLSCGKPSSCHGGKGSFWGHEWEKHGTCSAPVTGDEYNYFLTTLNVYFKYNVTAVLNEAGYVPSNTEKYPLGGIVSAIQNAFHATPKLVCRNGAVEELHLCFYKDFKPRDCAGASSSSNDMLYSSSSCPNYISIPAYASLVEGNVESEVSWVPEDVL; this is translated from the exons ATGGCTTTTCTCTCTGCTAAACTGGCCTCCTCCACTTCTGTACTTGCATTGATACTAGTAGCTGCTTCGCTGTGTGTGATCGAAGCCAAACAATTTGGAATTGGAATAGGGAGGCCAAAGCAGAGAGAGTTTGATTATTATAACTTGGCCCTGCAATGGCCTGGGACTTACTGTAAACGCACCCAATATTGCTGCCCCAACAACGCCTGCTGCCGTGG CTCAAATTCTCCGACTGTGTTCACAATCC ATGGATTGTGGCCTGACTACAATGATGGAAGCTGGCCTGCCTGTTGCACAAGGAAGACTTTTGATGAGAAAGAG ATCTCAACATTGCTCGACCCCTTGGAGAAATATTGGCCATCATTGAGTTGTGGTAAACCATCATCTTGCCATGGTGGAAAAGGATCATTTTGGGGTCATGAG TGGG AGAAGCACGGGACTTGCTCAGCTCCAGTAACAGGAGATGAATACAACTACTTTTTGACAACCCTGAATGTGTATTTTAAATACAATGTCACA GCAGTCCTGAATGAAGCAGGATATGTACCTTCTAATACTGAAAAATATCCTCTTGGAGGCATTGTTTCTGCCATTCAGAACGCTTTCCATGCAACCCCAAAGTTGGTCTGCAGAAATGGTGCTGTGGAGGAACTTCATCTTTGCTTCTACAAGGATTTCAAG CCTCGGGATTGTGCCGGTGCATCTAGCAGTTCAAATGACATGTTGTATTCTAGTAGCTCATGTCCCAATTATATCAGCATACCAGCATATGCATCACTGG TGGAAGGCAATGTGGAAAGTGAGGTTTCATGGGTGCCAGAGGATGTTCTCTGA
- the LOC101313660 gene encoding mediator of RNA polymerase II transcription subunit 19a-like, which translates to MDPEGAKFGRGPRELTGAVDLITHYKLHAHHEFFCKRSLPVSISDTHYIYNVVGDTEIRKGEGMQLDQLIQSTYSRDTKPRIQPFDLDSLREAFQFKETAPVDLPAADKGTPTIAGKSKSGSKDKERKHKKHRDKDRDKDKEKEKEHKKHKHRHKDRSKDKEKEKKKDKHDSGGEPSKKHEKKRKHDGDEDLPDVQRHKKSKHKSSKLDEVGVIKVAG; encoded by the exons ATGGATCCTGAAGGAGCAAAGTTTGGAAGAG GACCAAGAGAGCTGACTGGTGCCGTAGATCTCATAACTCACTACAAATTGCATGCACACCATGAGTTTTTCTGCAAGCGTTCGCTTCCTGTATCAATTTCAGACACACACTATATCTACAATGTGGTGGGAGACACAGAAATCAGGAAAGGAGAGGGAATGCAATTGGATCAACTTATTCAGAGTACATATTCCAGGGATACTAAACCTCGGATACAGCCTTTTGATCTAGATAGTCTCAGAGAGGCCTTCCAATTTAAAGAGACTGCTCCTGTTGATTTACCAGCT GCAGATAAGGGGACTCCAACTATTGCCGGGAAATCAAAGAGTGGGTCTAAAGATAAGGAGAGGAAACACAAAAAGCACAGAGACAAAGACAGAGACAAAGACAAGGAAAAGGAGAAAGAGCATAAGAAGCACAAACACCGTCATAAAGATCGAAGTAAAGATAAAGAAAAGGAGAAGAAAAAGGATAAACATGATTCGGGCGGTGAGCCCTCAAAGAAACATGAAAAG AAAAGGAAACATGATGGAGATGAAGATCTTCCTGATGTTCAGAGACACAAAAAAAGTAAG CATAAGAGCTCAAAACTAGATGAAGTTGGTGTGATCAAGGTAGCTGGCTGA
- the LOC101315021 gene encoding TMV resistance protein N-like, which produces MALALVTTTSPNTRPSGYHVFLSFRGEETRKTFTDHLYTAFISSGFRTFRDEDELPKGQDIKPEIRKAIELSRSSVIVFSKDYASSQWCLDELVMIMERKRTADHIVLPVFYDVDPSQVRKQTGDLAKALARHERIQSLKSKVKRWREALAEVADLAGMVLQNEADGHESKFIEKIVRVMEDKLRRIPLSVEPHLIGIDSQTRDINLWLRDGSADVDILLLHGMRGIGKSTIAKFVYNSNFQRFERCSYLENIREAAEQPNGLLRLQKQLLNDILSGSKVKIHNISEGIAKIEDAISSRRVFLVLDDVDHVDQLAALLRMKNRFHPGSKIIITSSCAGLLEAHCQFAKVHMVRILDEDEALALFSWHAFGQDHPIEGYTDHSKRVIDHCGRLPLALKVLGASLSGKNLVVWESALNKLEVIPNGEIMKKLKISYESIQDDHDKALFLHIACFFIGMEKAVVLTILDACDFFTEVGIENIIDRCLVTIDKDSKSVQMHDMIRDMGREIVRLESKEPEKRTRVWHHMDSFQVLSQNIGTQTIEGLVLNMQMHPASRNSSKVVMETNAFTRMHNLRLLQLSDVQLSGRYGELPAGLRWFSWSKFPLASLPSDFPLERLVALEMCYSSLRQLWRGIKVCNST; this is translated from the exons ATGGCTCTTGCACTTGTAACAACCACCTCCCCAAATACTCGTCCATCTGGTTATCATGTGTTCTTGAGTTTCAGGGGTGAAGAAACCCGCAAGACTTTTACGGACCACCTCTACACAGCCTTCATCAGTTCAGGCTTTCGTACGTTTCGAGACGAAGATGAACTTCCAAAGGGACAAGACATCAAGCCAGAAATTCGGAAAGCCATCGAGCTGTCACGAAGCTCTGTTATTGTGTTTTCAAAAGACTATGCGTCTTCCCAGTGGTGCCTTGACGAGCTTGTGATGATCATGGAACGCAAGAGGACCGCCGATCACATAGTTTTACCTGTCTTCTACGATGTCGATCCATCGCAAGTGAGGAAGCAGACAGGAGATCTTGCAAAAGCACTTGCTAGACACGAAAGAATCCAATCCTTGAAGAGCAAGGTGAAGCGATGGAGGGAAGCACTTGCAGAAGTTGCCGATCTAGCAGGAATGGTCTTGCAAAATGAAGCTGACGG GCACGAGTCTAAGTTTATCGAGAAAATTGTAAGGGTAATGGAAGATAAACTTAGGCGCATTCCCTTAAGTGTTGAACCGCACCTAATTGGGATAGATTCTCAAACCAGAGACATCAATTTATGGTTAAGAGATGGATCAGCTGATGTTGACATACTTTTACTTCATGGAATGCGTGGAATAGGAAAATCAACCATAGCGAAATTTGTTTATAACTCAAACTTCCAAAGATTTGAGAGATGCAGTTACCTTGAAAATATCAGAGAAGCTGCAGAACAACCGAATGGCTTGCTTCGGCTACAAAAACAACTTCTTAATGATATTTTGAGCGGAAGTAAAGTGAAAATACACAATATTAGTGAAGGGATAGCTAAGATTGAAGATGCCATTAGCTCAAGAAGAGTTTTTCTTGTTCTTGATGATGTGGATCATGTGGACCAACTTGCTGCATTACTGAGAATGAAAAATCGGTTTCATCCAGGAAGTAAGATCATCATAACAAGTAGCTGCGCCGGATTGTTGGAAGCTCACTGCCAATTTGCTAAGGTGCATATGGTTAGGATTCTGGATGAGGATGAAGCATTAGCGCTCTTTAGTTGGCATGCTTTTGGACAGGACCATCCCATTGAAGGTTATACTGATCATTCGAAAAGGGTAATAGATCATTGTGGACGACTTCCACTAGCACTTAAAGTTTTAGGTGCTTCTTTATCAGGAAAGAATCTTGTTGTCTGGGAAAGCGCATTGAACAAACTGGAAGTTATTCCAAATGGTGAAATAATGAAGAAACTCAAAATAAGCTATGAATCGATACAAGATGATCATGACAAAGCTTTATTCCTTCATATTGCATGCTTCTTTATTGGAATGGAGAAAGCTGTCGTTCTCACCATACTGGATGCTTGTGATTTCTTCACAGAGGTTGGCATTGAAAATATCATTGATAGATGTTTAGTAACTATTGACAAAGATTCTAAGTCGGTGCAAATGCATGACATGATTCGTGACATGGGAAGGGAAATTGTCCGCCTAGAATCAAAGGAGCCAGAAAAACGTACTAGGGTTTGGCATCATATGGATTCGTTTCAAGTATTGTCCCAAAATATT GGCACCCAGACAATTGAAGGACTTGTTCTCAACATGCAAATGCACCCTGCTTCGAGAAATTCAAGTAAGGTAGTAATGGAAACCAATGCGTTTACAAGGATGCACAATCTAAGACTCCTCCAGCTCAGTGATGTGCAGCTCAGTGGACGCTACGGTGAATTACCTGCAGGACTAAGATGGTTTTCTTGGAGTAAATTTCCTTTAGCTTCCTTACCCTCTGATTTTCCGTTGGAGAGACTTGTTGCTCTTGAAATGTGTTATAGCAGTTTGAGACAACTTTGGAGGGGAATAAAGGTATGTAACTCAACCTAA
- the LOC101313944 gene encoding uncharacterized protein LOC101313944, with protein MMRIQSLKVFQADGVPIHRLLVTTSCSSPIPVISWASYLPKNLVNLSLRNCNLSDDDFPRDVANLFSLQSLDLSGNPISRLPDCIRDLTDLQYLFLDSCKKLKSLLRLPTGLVELRMAWCTSLEKVTYQSCKHKLMRYSWSSMPIVEFLGRFKLEPIERVDKKMLKLLSLEKLESLENILMDTSLTPYDKTFVWNGMRHVQGLYEDGIFSTFLPGDQVPGQFSHRSRGSSISFTVPSLSNLNIRGLNIFSVVTKSNHNDSDLITNVVNIDGSVYLAITVVSNNSSGLKWVYGPTYFGVPREGKDVIWLSHWRFGNRLKGGDEMTILIYTKSDFKVKECGIQLVYYDDKDPEEITSTELIVAANLDDPCFLRAGVSPTIGFYPLDGITFQCDHTGIEGNIDLIRDINEKSEKKQGAEGDLILKHAAQSGSNSNSNKRGFFIGWKGIMMATVFLLSLPLVARSALFQHRKKQQSTSPP; from the exons ATGATGAGGATTCAGTCGTTGAAAGTGTTTCAAGCAGACGGAGTTCCAATACATCGACTACTAGTCACTACCAGTTGCTCAAGTCCGATTCCAGTAATTTCTTGGGCATCTTATCTTCCGAAGAATTTAGTAAACTTGAGTCTAAGAAACTGTAATCTTTCGGATGACGATTTTCCAAGGGATGTTGCTAATCTGTTCTCATTGCAATCATTGGATCTCAGTGGGAACCCAATTTCTAGGCTACCGGATTGCATCAGAGATCTTACTGACCTCCAATATCTCTTTTTGGACTCTTGTAAGAAGCTCAAATCACTTCTAAGGCTACCAACAGGATTAGTTGAATTGCGTATGGCGTGGTGCACGTCGTTGGAAAAGGTAACATATCAATCTTGTAAGCACAAACTAATGCGCTATTCATGGAGTTCGATGCCTATTGTTGAGTTTCTAGGTCGTTTCAAGTTGGAACCCATCGAAAGAGTTGATAAAAAAATGCTTAAACTTTTGAGCTTAGAAAAACTGGAATCCCTGGAAAACATCTTGATGGACACATCACTCACACCATATGATAAAACCTTTGTATGGAACGGAATGCGTCATGTCCAG GGACTCTATGAAGACGGTATATTCAGCACATTCCTTCCTGGAGACCAAGTTCCAGGCCAGTTCAGCCATAGAAGCAGAGGCTCCTCTATATCCTTCACTGTGCCTTCACTTTCCAATCTTAATATACGAGGACTAAATATCTTCTCGGTTGTAACAAAATCCAACCACAACGATTCTGATCTTATAACCAATGTTGTCAACATTGATGGTTCAGTATATCTGGCAATTACTGTTGTGAGTAATAACAGTAGCGGTCTGAAATGGGTTTATGGTCCAACATATTTTGGCGTTCCCCGAGAGGGAAAAGATGTGATCTGGTTAAGTCACTGGAGGTTTGGGAATCGACTTAAAGGCGGTGATGAGATGACTATTCTAATATATACAAAATCTGATTTCAAGGTCAAGGAGTGTGGCATCCAGCTTGTTTACTACGACGACAAAGATCCAGAAGAGATAACTAGTACCGAACTTATTGTGGCTGCCAACTTGGACGATCCTTGTTTTCTTCGAGCAGGAGTTTCGCCAACAATAGGCTTTTACCCTTTGGATGGAATAACCTTTCAATGCGACCATACAGGAATTGAAGGAAATATCGATCTCATTAGGGACATCAATGAAAAATCAG AGAAAAAACAAGGGGCAGAGGGTGACCTGATCCTCAAGCATGCAGCACAGAGTGGCAGTAATAGCAATAGCAACAAACGAGGTTTCTTCATAGGTTGGAAGGGGATCATGATGGCCACTGTCTTCCTTCTTTCTCTTCCCCTCGTTGCTCGTTCTGCTCTCTTCCAGCATCGAAAGAAACAACAGTCCACAAGCCCTCCATGA
- the LOC101315310 gene encoding TMV resistance protein N-like, which produces MRTTDLQSSIALSTLQHDVDILLLHGMRGIGNSTIAKFVYNSNFKRFERCSYLENIREVSEQPNGLLRLQKQLLDDILSGSKVKIHNVSEGIAKIEDVVGSRRVFLVLDDVDHVDQLAALLRMKNRFHPGSKIIITSSCAGLLEAHCQFAKVHKVRILVEDEALVLFSWHAFGQDHPIEGYTDHSKRVIDHCGRLPLALKVLGASLSGKNLVVWESALNKLEVIPNGEIMKKLKISYESIQDVLRYNDHNKALFLRIACFFIGMEKDVIVTILNVCDFFTEVGIQNLVDRCLVTIDKDTYLVQMHDMIRDMGREIVRSESKDDPGKHSRVWQHKDSFEVLSENIVRNNMLLSWHPDN; this is translated from the exons ATGAGGACAACTGATCTTCAATCCTCTATTGCCCTTTCGACACTGCAA CATGATGTTGACATACTTTTACTTCATGGAATGCGTGGAATAGGAAACTCAACCATAGCGAAGTTTGTATATAATTCAAACTTCAAAAGATTTGAGAGATGCAGTTACCTTGAGAATATCAGAGAAGTTTCAGAACAGCCAAATGGTTTGCTTCGGCTACAAAAACAACTTCTTGATGATATTTTGAGCGGAAGTAAAGTGAAAATACACAATGTTAGTGAAGGGATAGCTAAGATTGAAGATGTTGTTGGCTCTAGAAGAGTTTTTCTTGTTCTTGATGATGTAGATCATGTGGACCAACTTGCTGCATTACTGAGAATGAAAAATCGGTTTCATCCAGGAAGTAAGATCATCATAACAAGTAGCTGCGCCGGATTGTTGGAAGCTCACTGCCAATTTGCTAAAGTGCATAAGGTTAGGATTCTGGTTGAGGATGAAGCATTGGTGCTATTTAGTTGGCATGCTTTTGGACAGGACCATCCCATTGAAGGTTATACTGATCATTCGAAAAGGGTAATAGATCATTGTGGACGACTTCCACTAGCACTTAAAGTTTTAGGTGCTTCTTTATCAGGGAAGAATCTAGTTGTCTGGGAAAGTGCATTGAACAAACTGGAAGTTATTCCAAATGGTGAAATAATGAAGAAACTCAAAATAAGTTATGAATCGATACAAGATGTATTGAGATATA ATGATCATAACAAAGCTTTATTCCTCCGTATTGCCTGCTTTTTTATTGGAATGGAGAAAGATGTCATTGTCACAATACTAAATGTCTGTGATTTCTTCACAGAGGTTGGCATTCAGAATCTCGTTGATAGATGTTTGGTAACTATTGACAAAGATACTTACCTGGTGCAAATGCATGACATGATTCGTGATATGGGAAGGGAAATCGTTCGCTCAGAATCAAAGGATGATCCGGGAAAACATAGTAGAGTATGGCAGCATAAGGATTCTTTTGAAGTGTTGTCTGAAAATATTGTAAGAAATAACATGCTTCTTTCAT GGCACCCAGACAATTGA